From the Corynebacterium zhongnanshanii genome, the window GCCATGGCAATACCCACGGTGAACGCCAACAGCAGCGCGGGCATCACTTCAAATGGAGCGGGCATTTCCACGGAAAAGTAGGGAGACAGAGCAGCCTTGTCAATGTCGCCTGCTTCCATCAGATCGCTGGTGGCCAGCAGAGTGGGGTACAGCGCCTGGGACAGCAGGTAAGCTGCTGCACCGGAGATGATGGTGGACAGGTAGGCCACGCCTGCGGTCACGCCCAGCCACTTACCCGCGCCCTGCCCCAGGCTGGCGATAGCCGGAGTGATCAGGCCGAAGATCAGCACGGGAACGAAGAATCCCAGGAAGCCGGAGAACAAACCGTTGAAGGTCACGAACACTCGGGCCAGCCATTCAGGGAAGAACAGGGAGCACAGGCAGCCCAAGATAATTCCAACGATGATCTTGAACAACAGTGAATTAAAGATGCGGTTACCGCTCATAGTGGATAAGTCCCATGGGCACTCTGGGCCAGCTCATCGACCACGGAGGTTAAGCTGGCGAACTTGAAAAACGTCCCGCTTAGAATACTCCCCTTATTCGCCACAACGAAAGTTTTCGGCAAAAGAAACTCACCCTTGCCGCCCCTGGGTACCTCCCGCGCCCTACACGCGCGGCGTGAGAATCCGCGGCCCACCCGCCGTGGCTGCCACGGTGTGCTCCCAGTGGGACGCGAAGGTGCCGTCCACGGTCACCACTCCCCACTCGTCATCCAGCACCCGCGAGTCCGCGGTGCCCAGCGCCAGCATCGGCTCGATAGCCAGCGTGCTTCCCTCTTGGATCACGGGCCCACGCCCTGGCCTGCCCTCGTTCGCGAGGTACGGATCCTCATGCATGGTCTGCCCGATGCCGTGGCCGCCGTAGCCGTCCACGATCCACAGATCCACCCCGAACTTCACTTCGGCCTTACTCGTGGCTTCTTCCAGGGCCCAGGAAATATCGGTCAGGCGGTTTCCGGGGACCATGGCTTTGATCCCTTGGTGCAGCACCCATTCCGTAGCCTCGTTCAGCAGCCTATGTTCCTCGGCAAGTTCACCGATGCCGAACGTCCAGGCCGAGTCCCCCACCCAACCATTCAGCGTAGCGCCGCAGTCGATGCTGACCAGGTCGCCCTCTTTAAGGATCACGTCAGCACTGGGGATGCCGTGCACGATCATGTCGTTGACACTGGAGCAAATAGAGCCAGGAAAACCTTGGTAGCCCTTGAAGGTCGGGGTGGCGCCGGCGCTGCGGATAACGTCCTCAGCGATGGCGTCCAGGTCAAGGGTGCTCATGCCCGGCTTCGCCGCGGCCTTCACCGCCTGCAGCGCCTGGCCGACGATCTCCCCCGCCGCCTGCATGCTGTTCAGCTGCTCTGGGGTCTTGGCCGGGATGGTCTTTGTCTTCTTGCGAAATCCCATGATGTCCCTACTGTCTGTGTTGTTGATATTTTTATACGACGCCAAAAGCCCCACATTCCGCACTGTTCACGCAGGATGTAGGGCCTTCGATTTGCTTGGGGCGACGCGCCTTACTTATCGAGAGCGTCCAGAGTTGTCGTGGAGATATCTTCCACGGTGCCTTCGGCGTCGATATTAATGAGGATATCCTCGTAGTGGTCGATCAGCGGCGCGGTCTCGTCGCGGTAGACGGACAGGCGCGTGCGGATCGTGTCCTCGTTGTCGTCGTTACGGCCGCGTGCCAGCATGCGCTCCACCACAACGTCCTCGGAGACTACGTAGTTCACCACGGCGTCCAGCGCTTGTCCGGAGTCCTGCAGCATCTCTTCCAGCAGCTCGGCCTGCTCGATGGTGCGGGGGAAGCCGTCCAGCAGGAAGCCGTCGGCGGCGTCCTCCTCGGCGAGGCGGTCGCGAACCATGTTGGCGGTCACGGAGGTTGGGACCAGCTTTCCAGCGTCCATGTACTCCTGTGCCTGCTTGCCCAGGTCCGTGCCCTGGGAGATGTTGGCGCGGAACAAGTCCCCAGTGGAGATGTGTGGGATCTTCAGGGAGTCGGAGAGCAGGGATGCTTGGGTGCCCTTGCCAGCACCTGGAGGGCCGAGAAGTACTAGTCTCATTTCAAAAATCCTTCGTAGTTTGCTTGCATGAGCTGGGACTCAATCTGCTTGATGGTGGTCAGAGCCACGGACACCATAATCAGGATCGCGGTACCACCAAATGGCATCTGCGAGGACTGACCACCGCCGATGCCCATGTGCAGCAGCAAGTTCGGCAGTGCGGCGATCAAGCCCAGGTAGATGGAACCGACCAGCAGCAGGCGGTTCATCACGTAGCCAAGGTATTCCGCGGTGGGGCGACCCGGGCGGATACCAGGGATAAATCCACCATACTTCTTCATGTTCTCCGCTTGGTCATACGGGTCGTATTGCACGGACACGTAGAAGTAGGAGAAGAAGATAATCAGCGCGAAGTACACCGCGATGTACTGCCAAGCACCCGGATTGGACAGGGTGGCGATGACGTGGCGGTTCCACCAGTTATCCACGTTCGCATTGGCCGGATCATTGGACTGAATGATCTGGGTGATGAGGATCGGAACAGTCAGCAGAGAGGAGGCGAAGATCACAGGGATCACTCCACCCTGGTTCACCTTCAGTGGCAGGTAGGTGGAGGTCTCACCGTACTGGCGACGGCCGATCATACGCTTGGCGTACTGAACGGGGATGCGGCGCTGGCCCTGCTCGATGAAGACCACGCCGATGATGAGCAGCAGCACACCAATCACCACGGCGCTGAAAGTGAAGCCGCCGGAGGTGTTCAGGATCGTCATGCCCTGGGCCGGCATGGAGGTGGCAATACCGGCGAAGATCAGCAGGGACATACCGTTACCGATACCGCGCTCGGTGATCAGCTCACCCATCCACATCACCAGCACGGCACCGGAGGTCATGACCAGAACCATGACCACCAGGCCGAAGATGCCCACGTTGTCCTTCAGGACGGGGATCCCCTGACCCAGCAGCTGCTTGCGGTCAGCCAGCGCCACAATGCCTGCGGACTGCAGCATGGCCAGTCCCACGGTGAGGTAACGGGTGTATTCCGTCATCTTCGCCTGGCCGGTGGATCCTTCCTTCTTCAATTGCTCGAAGCGCGGGATCACCACAGTCAACAGCTGCACGATGATGGACGCCGTAATGTATGGCATGATGCCCACCGCGAAGATGGACAGCTGCAACAACGCACCACCAGAGAACAGGTTGATCAGCGAGTACATGGAGTTCTGGCTGGTCAGATCCTTGATCTGCTTGGTGATGTTTGCGTAATCCACACCAGGGGTTGGAATCTGTGCGCCCACGCGGTAGAGGATGATCATCGCAAGAGTGAACAGCAGCTTCTTGCGGAGATCAACATCTTTGAACGCCGAGATAATGGCGGACAAACTGGCCTCCTGAAAACGCTGTGCCTTGCCACGCGGCACAGATTGTTAACGTTCCTCACCCTGTCAGTTGTGGCGTTGGGTGACAATAACCCCAAAAGAATAGCAGCCTTTCGCAGTTCCTGAAACCTTAAACTGTTTAGTTTCCCTCAACCAGGGTGCGATCGGGGGCTCTCCTACCTAACGTTTCCATAAGAATTGCCTTAGAACCCCTGGTGTGCGTTATTCTTCTTAGGTCTGTTTCGATTGTTGATCCAACGTCTCTCTGAGCACGTGTTGAAAGCTTCAAAGCCATGCCAAAACCGATTAAGTCCGAACAACACTACATCCCTGGGCTCGATGGCCTGCGTACCCTTGCCGTTGCTGCTGTGATCCTCTATCACCTGCATGTTCCCGGCGTGGTCGGCGGGCTGCTGGGCGTGGGTGTGTTCTTCACACTCTCTGGTTTTCTGATCACCAGTAACCTCATGCGCGCCTGGGATACCCGGGGCAACCTGGGGCTGAAGACCTTCTGGTTGAGGCGCTTTCGCAGGCTGATGCCGGCGTCGGTCATTACGATTATTGTGACGGTGCTGCTGACCGCGGCGCTGGCCCGGCACAAGCTCAGCGAATGGGGCATGGAGGGTGTGTCGGCCCTGTTCTACGTCAACAACTGGCACATGATCTTTAAGGAGAAGTCCTACTTCGACAACTTCGGCGGCCCCAGCCCTTTGAGCCACATGTGGTCCCTGTCCGTGGAGGAACAGTTCTACCTGGTGTGGCCTCTGCTCCTGCTGTTGTTCCTGACTGTGTTCCGCAAGCGCATGATCGCGATGGTGCTGACGTTCCTGGTAGCTGTGGCTTCCTTCGTGTGGATGTGGATGCTGGTGGAGCCGGGCATGGACCCCACCCGCATCTACGAAGGTACGGATACCCGCGCCGGCGGAATGCTGCTGGGTGCCTGCCTGGCATTGTGGCTGTCCGCCCGCAAGCACAAGGGGCAGTCCGTGCTGCCGCAGCGGCAGGTCTCCACGGTCATGGGTGCCATCGGTATCGCCGGCATCATCGCCCTGATCGTCCTGGTAGAGCAGGAAAGCTTCTTCCTCTACCACGGTGGCCTGGCACTGCTGTCGGTCGCTACCGTGCTGGCGATCTTCTCCGTGCTGCACCCCGACGGCTTCTGGAATAAGTTCCTGGGCTGGGAGCCGCTGCGCTGGATCGGCGAGCGCTCCTTCGGCATCTACCTGTGGCACATGCCAGTTATCGCGTTCCTGCCCCAGCCATGGTTCGACCAGAACCGCGTGCTCGGTGGCGTGATTACTGTGGTGGTGTCTGTTGGGCTTGCCGCGCTGAGCTGGTCCATCATCGAGGACCCGATCCGCCGCAACGGCATCGTGGGGCCGATCAAGGAATGGGCGCGCAGCCGCCGGGCCGCCAAGGAAATTGGTGTGTCCCCAGCGCAGGCCACCACCGTGGCCAGCCGCCGCTTCCCCAGCTACTTCCCCGCCGCGGCGACCGTTATCCTTGTGGCGCTGATCGCCATTGCCTTGCCGCACGTGATTGTTGCGCCGGATAACTCCAGCCAGGCTGCGAAGATGCAGGCCATGGAGATCACGGACGCGAACCGTCAAGCGGCGAACGGCGCAGGTGCGGGTGCCGGTGCGGCCGGTGCTGACTCCGACGGCGCCGGTGACGCCACCGGCGAAGAGAATAAGGCAGCCGCCCAGGCCGCGGGCCGCCCCGTGATGAGCTGCACGAAGGTCGTGCACGTGGGTGACTCCACCTCCATCGGCATGTTCAGCTCCGACATGGTCAACGGCCCCGACGATACCGCCTTCGTGCAATACCGGGCCTACGGCGCCCAGGACGTGGTGGACAGCGTGTTCGGCGCCCGCTCCACCATCGAGGGCTGGGATGCCCCGGACGGCTCCGCGAAGTACCCCTCCGCTGTGGAGTCCGTGACCGAGCTGGTGGATCAGCACAGCGGCCCGAACACCTGCTGGGTCATCGCCACCGGCGTGAATGATGCGGCGAATATCGCAGCGGGCGCCACCTCCTCTCCCGATGAGCGCATCGACGCCATGATGGAGCTCCTCAAGGATCAGGACGTGATGTGGGCAACCACCCGCACGAATACCAACGACGGCTACTACGCCAATTCCCACATGCAGGAGTTCAACGAGGCCTTGCGCCGCGCGCAGGATCGCTACCCGAAATTGCGCCTGTTTGATTGGGCTGCCGAGGCTCAGCCGGATTGGTACGCCCCTGGCGATTACGCGCATTACAGCACGGACGGAAACTCTCGCCGTTCCTACCGTTTTGCTGCCGCCTTGGCGTATGCATTCCCGCTGGACAAGGATGGTGCTCCGTCGGACGATAAAATTGTCCGTTCAGGATTCTAATCCTCCCCGTACTGTTATCCGACGCCTGGCGCACATCGCGCTGGGCGTCGATTTTTATAAAAAGAAAATCCCGCCCCTGCCCTCTCACAGTGAGAGGACGGGGCGGGATTGTTACGCTGCTCTGCAGGCTGTCTGAAAGGGCTTACTTAGCCTCGGTGACAGAGCCGCCTGCAGCTTCGATCTTCTCCTGAGCAGACTTGGAGAACTTCTGAGCAGTAACGTTCAGCTTCACGCTGAGGTCACCGTTGCCCAGAACCTTCACTGGCTGCTTCGCGCGGACGAGGCCTGCTGCCACGATGTCAGCAACAGCGATCTCGCCGCCCTGTGGGAAGGCCTTCTCCAGGTCAGCAACATTGACGACCTGGTAGGTGATCTTTGCAGGGTTCTTGAAGCCCTTCAGCTTAGGCAGGCGCATGTGCAGTGGCATCTGGCCACCCTCGAATGCTGCCGATACCTGCTTACGAGCCTTGGTTCCCTTGGTACCACGACCTGCGGTCTTACCCTTGGATGCCTCACCACGACCCACGCGGGTCTTGGCCTTGTTGGCGCCCTTGGATGGACGGAGATCGTGGAGCTTGATTGGATCGCTCATGTTTACTCTCCTGCCACTTCTTCAACAGAGACCATGTGGCGCACGGTGTTGATCTGGCCGCGGACGACGGGGGTGTCCTCGCGAACAACAGATTGTCCGATACGCTTCAGTCCCAAGGAGCGCAAGGAATTGCGCTGCTTGTGCTTGGTTCCGACGGTACCCTTCAGCTGGGTAATCTTCAGTGCCATGGGTTATGCCCCCTGTCCTGCAGCGCGTGCACGCAGCATAGCGGCTGGAGCAACCTCTTCCAAGGACTTGCCACGGCGTGCGGCAACCTCTTCTGGGCGGACCAGCTGCTTCAGGCCGTGCACGGTTGCGTGCACAACGTTGATAGCGTTGTCCGAGCCCAGGGACTTGGAGAGGATGTCCTGAATACCAGCGCACTCCAGAACTGGACGTGCTGCACCACCGGCGATAACACCGGTACCTGGTGCGGCTGGCTTCATCATTACGATACCGGCAGCGGTCTCACCCTGAACTGGGTGGGTGATGGTGCCGTTGATCATTGGGACGCGGAAGAAGTTCTTGCGAGCTTCCTCGGCACCCTTCTGAATTGCAGCAGGCACTTCCTTGGCCTTGCCGTAGCCTACGCCTACCATGCCCTGGCCATCGCCGACGATGACGAGTGCGGTGAAGCTGAAGCGACGACCACCCTTAACCACCTTGGATACGCGGTTGATGGTGACAACGCGCTCGATGTACTGGGAGCGCTCGTCCTGCTGCTGGTTGTTGCGACGGTCGTTGCGACCACCGCGGTCGTTGTTGCGGCCGCCACGCTCGTTGCGATCGTTGCGGTTGTCAGCGGAGCGTCCGCCGTTACGGTCTTGTTCCGACACTACGCAGTCCTTCCGTTGATGTTGTTGACGGTGATCATTAGAACTTCAGACCACCTTCGCGAGCTGCGTCGGCCAGAGCGGCGACGCGGCCATGGTACTTGTAGCCAGCGCGGTCGAAGACAACGTTTTCGATGCCTGCGGCCTTTGCGCGCTCAGCGATCAGCTGGCCAACCTTTGCGCCGCGAGTCTTCTTGTCGCCCTCGATCGCACGAACTTCAGCTTCCAGGGTGGATGCTGCTGCCAGGGTGTGGCCTGCAACATCGTCGATGAGCTGAGCGTGGATGTGGCGGGACGTGCGGTGCACAACCAAGCGTGGTGCCTCTGGGGTACCAGCGAGGTTCTTGCGAATACGGAAGTGACGGCGTGCACGTGCGGTACGACGGCGGGTGGAGATGTCCTTGCCCACTGGCAGACGCTTGCCGTTGTTGTTTTCGTTGTTGCTCATGCTTACTTACCAGTCTTTCCGACCTTGCGGCGGACCTGCTCGCCGGCGTAACGAATACCCTTGCCCTTGTAAGGATCGTCCTTACGCAGACGGCGGATAATCGCGGCGACCTGGCCAACCTGCTGCTTATCGATTCCGGATACGGACAGCTTGGTGTTGCCGTCCACTGCGAAGGTGATGCCTTCTGGAGCTTCGATCAGTACAGGGTGGGAGTAACCCAGGGCGAACTCGAGGTTCTTACCCTTGGCCTGAACACGGTAACCGACGCCGAAGATCTCCATGTTGATGGTGTAGCCCTGGCTCACGCCGACAACTGCGTTGTTGATCAGGGATCGGGACAAGCCGTGCAGGGAACGGTTCTTGCGGTGATCGTCCGGGCGGGTAACGATAACCTCGTCACCCTCCTGGGATACGGCGATAGGTGCTGGAACGTCGACGGTCAGGGTTCCCTTGGTTCCCTTCACCTCAACGCTTTGACCATTGATGTTCACGGTGACGCCAGATGGGACGGCGATTGGTGCCTTGCCTACTCGAGACATGCTTGTACCTCCCTCTTACCAGATGTAGGCGAGGACTTCCCCACCCACACCCTTGTTCGTGGCCTCACGGTCGGTCAGCAGGCCGTGGGACGTGGAGATGATAGCCACGCCCAGGCCGCCCAGGACCTTTGGCAAGTTGTTGGACTTTGCGTAGACACGCAGACCTGGCTTGGATACGCGACGAACACCCTCGATGGAGCGCTGACGGTTGGAGCCGTACTTCAGCTCCAGTTCCAGGGTCTTGCCAACCTTGTCGTCGGAGACGGTGTAGTTAGCGATGTAACCTTCCTTCTTCAAGATCTCGGCGATGTTCACCTTGAGCTTGGAGGAAGGCATGGAGACGGATTCATGGAATGCGTTGCTGGCATTCCGTACGCGGGACAGCATGTCCGCGATTGGATCAGTCATGGTCATTGATTGTGACCTGTGCCTTTCTCGTTGCGGTTCCCGGCCCACCCAGTGGCGTGCACCGCGTTTTTCTCGGCCACTTGTCGCCGCCCTCACTCAGTAGTGAGGGAAGCTCGCTGCCTTTTAGTTACGCGGCCGCTTCGGGCGAGGGGCCTACAACAAAGTGGATGTTTTCGTATGAACGCTACGCCCTTCAATCGCACACGTTAACTGTGCAGAGCGCAGACCGCCTTACTATACAGCCTGCTAGCAGGACATCCAAACCGTCACAGCGGAGACTACAGCCGCTACTGCATCGAGTCGTCACGAGTGGAGCGACGCCCCAGCCCAGCCTTCACAGCAAGGATGCCGAAGAAGGTCACGAGCGAGGCGAGAGCAATGAGAATCAGCAGGATGCCACCGTTATGAATACCTAAGCTCAATTCCAGGTTGCCCTGTGCGTTATCTCTTACGTGAACATAGACTGCACCGAAAAGCCCGGTTCTAAAAAACGCCTGCTCGTCAGCCGAAAACGCGATGTAGAGCATGGTCACGACTGCCATGCTGCATACCACCAAGAAACCAAACACCACAGAGAAGAACGCTTGCTTCATCATAGAACTGTCATTCCTTTTCCTGAATCATGAAGAGTGCGAATACCGACCACAACAAACGTCGCAATAAGGAGCGCACCGATCCCCAGCATGTGAACTGTCGTGAGCGAGAATATGGAGAGTGCACATGCCGTAGCGAGAAGCAACACACCTAACGAACCTATCGCCGCCAGGCTCGCCAGCGGATTCTGCTTCACTGTGGGAAGCAGGATCCCTAAAGTCACCAACAGGGGTATGGAGAAAAGGCAACCTATAACCAGAAATAAGTTCTGCTCTGAATATCTGCCACGGAGCGCTTGAATACCGAGGAATATAGCCCCAATGGGAACGGTCAGAAGCATCATGGCCAGATTGAGGCTCAGATACTCCCACCACGGCTTCACAAACCCCTGGTACATCCTTCGAAACCGCCGAAGATCCGAGTACAGATACAGGGACATGAAACTGACTACTTCAAGGGAGAGCGCTGCCGGAAGAATCTGACTGTCCATGAGCAGAATGAAGGCTGCGCAGGACGCAGCTACAGCGAACCAGGTATGTCTGGCGCGAACAAGGTTTCTCACTGCGGTGTGCAGGATAGCACGGCGTGCTGTCATTCTGCGCAGACCGCGTTGAGGCCGCAACGTCAGATGCACATACTTCACCGCGACGGACGTACACCCTGGTGCAGTGGAACGCACGAGCATTAACAGTGTGGCCGTTGCGATAACAAACGCCCCGATAGCCACAGCCAGCCCGTGCTCCACGTACACCTTCAGCAGCACATTGGACCACACCCAATAAGGGTGCGATGAGTAATATGCCTCTGATAGCGCGATGGAATGATTCGGCATCTTTAGTGCAGAGAGGTATGCCAATACAATAACGATCGCCATCCCCACGTAGTGGGACAGGCCGATCATCCTCAGCCGGCTGGCAAGAGCCACCGTCAGGTTAAAGACCAAGTGTGCCAGCAAAAATAATATGAGGCCTGGAAAGACGATAGCCAAGAATATCCGTCCGAGTGCAGGAAGGCCATAGATAAAGAGCAAAGGCGCTAGCGATGGCACAAAGAACGTGACAGTAACCAACCCGGCGATGGTCGCTTCCAGATACAGAACAGCTATTCCGCGTTGCTTATTCGTGACAGGAAAAGAGGCGGTCACGCTCATCAGATCCGGCGAGTTCACCAGGAGAACCTTCGATACAATGAAGCCAACGATCACCCAAATCGGAAGCGTAAGGTTAGAAAAAGCCAGGAGGATATCCAACACTTTCGGGCTAGCCTCTGCTGTCGAATAAAATATAGTGGCTATAGCCGTCAGCGTCACCATCATGAGAAGCGCGACGCATGCCACTGCCGCCTTCACCCATCCTGAGGAAAATATTCCATCATGGCCTAATTGGCGGACTTGTTGTTTGAGATAGAATCTATATAAAACAGTGACGGGTTTGTCGATGACGTTCACTAGTGCCCCTCACTTAACATGTCGGCAGAGCCTGAAGTCCCGCCTCCACGTCGCCGTCGTACACAATGGAGGCATTGTTCAACACAACGAGCCTGGTAGAGACCTTACTAAGCAACCGACGGTCGTGAGAGGCAATCACTACCGCCGAGTCACGGCTCAATGCCGCCAGCTCTCCGACCATGTAATCCATGGCCTGCTCGTCTAAACCATTGAGCGTCTCATCCAAGATGGTGAGCTTTCTCCGCAAGAGCACAGCAGCCAGAAGTTGAATCTTCTTCTTCATTCCGTGGGAGTAGTTCTCGATCAGCTGATTATCATCGTTGTCGAGTTGAAAGAGGCGAATCAGCTTGTCGTAGTCCTCCTGCTTGATCTCCTGCCCGTATAAGGCACTAAAGGTATCAATCAATTCCTTGCCGGTGAGATATTCCGGCACCGTATCGTTGCCACCAAGGAAGAGTATTTTCTTGTGTGCGTTGAGCGTCGAGACGTCCTCGTTATCGATGCGAATGCTTCCCGATGTTGGCTTCAGTAGACCAGAGCACAACTTCAAAAGAGTGGACTTTCCAGCACCATTTCCGCCCCATAGCCCAACAATCTCCCCCTGCTCGACATGAAGATTAATCTCGTCCAAGATGAACTTACGGCGAGAGTAGGCGAAGCGGAGCTGATTAACCTCGAACATCGTCATCTCACGCACTTCTCATGGTAAATCAGCGCGCGCATACTCTTCTCCTGGGACTCTTTCGGGTCTTGATTTCACTCTCGGAACAATGTGAGACGTGAAGCAATCCTATCTCCACCACAACCGCCAAACAATAGTTTTCGCCGCAGGCCTATTGCCCCCCCCCTTCTGGAGGGGCTCTTTCCTTCAATAATCAATCACTGCCCGCCGGTCAGTCACCCCACCCGTCACACGTAGGGGTGCTGCCATGACCCCGAGCACTTTCATCAAGCAAGCGCATGACTTATACTTCCCGCAATCCATAGTAGGAATGATTGTCATTCCACACTGCCGCTCCACGCTCACACTCACCAGAAGGGATACCCACCGCGCCCATGCCCCACTCGCGCTTCCTCGCCCTCGTGAGCCTGGCCCTACTCTGCGCCCTCACCGCCTGGTTCGGCCTCAGCATCGGCCCCACTGGCTTTGACCCCGCCGCCTCCATCACCTCCCTGGCACATCCACAGCACCCCAGCCACACCCTCATCGTTCACGTCCGTCTGCCCCGCACGCTCACAGCACTCGCCGTCGGGGCCGCCCTCGCCCTCGCCGGCGCCGCCATGCAAGCCGTGTTCCGCAACCCGCTGGCCGAGCCTGGCATCACTGGCGTCTCCAGCGGCGCCGCTGTAGCAGCCGTCCTCCTCATCACCACAGGGCTGGCCAGCATCCACCCCGCCATCCTGCCCGCCGGTGCCTTCGCCGGCGCGCTCACCACGGTCTTCCTCGTACACATCCTCGGCGCCCACCGCAGCTCACACACCATTTTGCTGGTCGGCATCGCCATCAACGCTTTCCTCGGCGCGCTCATCGCCGCCACCATCGCCAACGCCGTCAACTCCGAAGACGCCCGCTCCGCCATGTTCTGGCTCAACGGCGACCTCACCGGCAGCACCATGAACGCGCTCGTCCTCGTGGCCATCCCCCTGGCACTCGGGGCAGCCATCGTCCTGTTTTTCGCCTCAGAGCTGAACCTCCTCTCCCTCGGGGAAGCCATCGCACACTCCACTGGCCTGCACGTCCAACGCACCACACATCTGGTCCTCTTGGGCGCCGCCCTCACCACCGCCGCCGGCGTGGCCATCACCGGCATCATCTCCTTCGTGGGTCTGGTGGTCCCCCACCTCATCAGGCTGATGTTCGGAAGCGACCACCGCTTCCTCCTCCCCGCAAGCGCGCTGCTCGGCGCCGCCGGCCTGACCATCGCGGACATTGCCGCCCGCATGCTCTGGCACCCCGTCGCACTACAGACCGGCACGGTCACCGCTCTGCTAGGCGCCCCGTTCCTCCTGGTCCTGATCCTGCGCTCCGCACGCTCGGAGGCCACCCCATGACCACACCCACCCCCGCCATCGACTTCCAGCACACGAGCATCCGCTACCCCGGCCACACAGCCCCGCTCCTGGACTCGATCACCCTCGCCCTTCCCGCCGGCGGCATCCACGGAATCATCGGCCCCAACGGCGCCGGCAAGTCCACACTGGTCAAAGCACTGCTGGGGCTCGTGCCCTACCGCGGTTCCATCACCGCACTCGGCGCGGACACGCGCACCCTCACGCCCCGGCGCCGGGCGCGGATGATGGCCTATGTGCCGCAGAGTTGGGCGTCGGATATCGATTTCACCACCCGGCGCTACGTGGAACTCGCCCGCTACGCCCGTGTGCGGCGTTTCCGTCCCATGAATTTATCCGACGCCGAGGCTATCGACCACGCACTTCACCTCACCGGGACGGCGCCGCTGGCTCACACTCCCCTGCGGGAGCTCTCCGGTGGGCAGCAGCAGCTGGTGAATCTGGCGCGCGCGATTGCACAGGAGCCGCAGGTGCTGGTGCTCGATGA encodes:
- a CDS encoding ABC transporter ATP-binding protein, translated to MTMFEVNQLRFAYSRRKFILDEINLHVEQGEIVGLWGGNGAGKSTLLKLCSGLLKPTSGSIRIDNEDVSTLNAHKKILFLGGNDTVPEYLTGKELIDTFSALYGQEIKQEDYDKLIRLFQLDNDDNQLIENYSHGMKKKIQLLAAVLLRRKLTILDETLNGLDEQAMDYMVGELAALSRDSAVVIASHDRRLLSKVSTRLVVLNNASIVYDGDVEAGLQALPTC
- the rpsH gene encoding 30S ribosomal protein S8 yields the protein MTMTDPIADMLSRVRNASNAFHESVSMPSSKLKVNIAEILKKEGYIANYTVSDDKVGKTLELELKYGSNRQRSIEGVRRVSKPGLRVYAKSNNLPKVLGGLGVAIISTSHGLLTDREATNKGVGGEVLAYIW
- a CDS encoding ABC transporter ATP-binding protein — its product is MTTPTPAIDFQHTSIRYPGHTAPLLDSITLALPAGGIHGIIGPNGAGKSTLVKALLGLVPYRGSITALGADTRTLTPRRRARMMAYVPQSWASDIDFTTRRYVELARYARVRRFRPMNLSDAEAIDHALHLTGTAPLAHTPLRELSGGQQQLVNLARAIAQEPQVLVLDEPTSALDISHMHATIKLLRPWIEVGEQPRTVVTVLHDLELAGRYCSTLTLLHEGRVHAHGTPAQVLTTQNLRAAFGVDVDVGVHPGGWPTITVR
- a CDS encoding FecCD family ABC transporter permease; amino-acid sequence: MPHSRFLALVSLALLCALTAWFGLSIGPTGFDPAASITSLAHPQHPSHTLIVHVRLPRTLTALAVGAALALAGAAMQAVFRNPLAEPGITGVSSGAAVAAVLLITTGLASIHPAILPAGAFAGALTTVFLVHILGAHRSSHTILLVGIAINAFLGALIAATIANAVNSEDARSAMFWLNGDLTGSTMNALVLVAIPLALGAAIVLFFASELNLLSLGEAIAHSTGLHVQRTTHLVLLGAALTTAAGVAITGIISFVGLVVPHLIRLMFGSDHRFLLPASALLGAAGLTIADIAARMLWHPVALQTGTVTALLGAPFLLVLILRSARSEATP